The genomic interval ATTTGTGTTTCCTATAGATGTTTAAGAGTGATGTTGCTGACCAGCAGTTTAGCCTggaaactgcaattaaaaatattgataAAATGTCCAGTGAGTTGAAGAAACTAAATGGTAATTCTGACTGTATCTATCATCAAACTAAAGGGGAAATGACTGAATTGTTtgatgcaatgttgttgtagacgtgtcagtcccaggatattagagacacaaggcgGGAGAGATAATATGTTTgatgggaccaacttctggtggtgagagagaagctttcaagcttacacaaagcccttcttcaggtctgggaaatgtactcagaatgtcacagctaaatacaaggatTGTTTAGTGGTatttaacacatatttcaagcaACCATTCAAGGTGACaccctgttaacacccctccaatcatgggtgggaaggaagggagggttGAGGAGGGAtgttggggggagaaggggaagtaaggagctggggaggggttaTGGCTTGTTatatccagtgtctctgttcagtctttgctagatactaaaactcatgaactgaatagagacactggaattgtggctttttataacaatctgtaacccactaacagctcccccacccccgccccagtagcctccccctcttcctttccctcccatGACTGGTGGATTGTTAatggaccacttcaccttgagtggtcccttgaaatatatcTATCTACTTATGATAAACAATTTGTTCTACCTTTTATTTAGCTCTGAGTACATTTCACAGCTGCTAATGAACTCATGCAGATTTTGTGATTATGTTGTTCCTTCTATATAATGAAACAAGAATTTGTCCTCTTATGgtgaaaaattaataaaatcataCTTACTGTACAAAAAATATGACCATATTAATCAAACATGGAAAAGTCCTGCTAGATAACAATTAATTTCTTCAGCAAGTACATATTATAGCTTCCTAACAAAAGATATATAGTAATACACTAATAGCAAATTGTATTTAAATGCGTTGGAGAAATGCTATCATCCTTTTAATTTACAGAAGAGTTAAATGTAGAAtactctacattaaaaaaaatcaaacctctaCAGTAAATTGCCACCCATAAAATACCTGTTATACAGTAAATGTTCATGATTGTATACTGTACTTTTTCTAACAGTGAAAAGCCAACTGCTGCTCTGTGACCTTACTTTGAACTTCAGTCATCCTGTGAAGACCACAGTTTCAAGGGAGgtagaagaaaagaaaacagattttgaGGAATTACATAATTCCATCAAGTTCCATGCTGATGCTTCCATTAACAACTCTTTGAGCCATTAAAATTTCAGCATGGTTTTCTACTCTGGTTGAAATTTTTATAATATGACATTTTGTGTTATCAGAGTATGAAAAGTAGTATCTGAAGAATGCTTCAATGtgtgaaaaacaaatatttgaataACTCAGAAAcaactaaaataataaaaaggcaaATAATTGGTCCATAGTCTATACATTTTCCAAAATCTCCCTTTTTATTAAACAGCTGAGGTTGCTGAGAACAGTGACATGGGAAACTAGATGGCTCAGGAAATTGTTTATGAGATATAACGTCTTTCATGTCAAGTTAACTGATCTGAATCAAGACCAATTGGTAACAATTAGAAGTATTTACTACCAGCTAGATCATTGTTTCCCAACTGGGAAAAGTGATGCTAAACCCAGATGAGCTCAAGGGCAAGAAGACAGCACCGGAAGGGAAGAAAATGGCATGACTCTCAATTTGCCCCACTGTCTTCCTCACTACAAACCTATAGCTACGAGTAAAAAAGCCATTCCTCTGCCTGTAATGACTCCCTAATGCAGTCAGCTACAAGATACTAATGGAGGGGTAAGGCTGACAAACTTAGATGGAAGACTCAAACCACACACATGCCAGAAAATTGAATTAAATATAAGATCTTAGGCAAACAATGGGACCACTCCTGTTCCTTATTAAGTCAGTCTTGGGCCTAATATTTTTAACTCATTCTGAATTACAGCTTATATTTTAAGACAGAAAATGCCAGTGTTTCATGAAGAATGTGGAATAGGCACCTATCCCAGGCCTATCAGCCCTACCCTGCTTAGTTATCTGCTTCCTGGGTAATGAGTTTGAGTGTAAGCCTGTGGCTTGGTCAGGTGACTAAACATCACATGATGGTAGCCGGGGGTTGTACTTTATATAAAAGTGAGTCTTCTCAGGGTGGAAGGAGACAGACCTCCAGGAAGGAGGTGCTTAAAGGGTACCTAACAGCAGAGggacctgggtctgggtctgcCGCACCAGCTAAAGGTAAAGGCCTTACTGGAGCTACCTGCACTGAAGAACAGAAGCAAAATTCCTGAAGAGGGAATTAGGAGGTTCTGAGGAAGGGTAATCCTATAAGAAAGTAATCTGGACAGGCCAGTGCAGGTGGGTATTTGAAGGGAGATGCCATTTGCACTTGTTTAGGGGTCCAGCCTGTGGCTCCTACTGATGGTCAGAAGAAGTTCATTTTCTCTTGACCTGCATCAAGAGAGTACAATTGGTGGCTGAGCCATGTGATCTCACTCCCCGATCAAACAGGGTAAGACCTGATGCTAGGCGTTGGATGTCTGTCTTTGTTTGTTGAGCTGTTTTCATGTACTGGATCCTGGGAGGGGTGTTTATTTGACATGCACAAAACTCAGGAACAGTTTTTCAGAACTCTGAGAGTAGGGAAACTGAGATAGAGACAGGGTCTATCACCAGATGAGGTGAGACCCAATTACACTGCCATTTTCAGAGCCTGTTCTTTGCAGAAAGGAGTGGGTACAAGGTTATGCGTTGTTGGGACCCAATATATACAGGGAAAGATTTGGGAATGGAAGTTGTCTCTAGATGATGTAGAAGAGGGAACATATACCGTATAGACCATTAAATTAACAAGTCACATAGTTCCTACCATTATAATAAATGTAGCCAGAAAGTGCAGGTCTCTACTGAAATGTGGACTGTGACATATGGCATTTTTATTGACTCAATTTACACAAGATTTTTCTAATTTTGTATCAACTTACATAAAATATATCAAAgtaaacaatacaatctttcaatacGGATAACAGTCACTAGAAGTTACTCTGTACTGTACAAGCATTATACAGATATTAATTGATTTCAGTTTGCAGCTTAATGTAATTGGTACCATAACCTTGACATGAACAATAGTTTGCATAGTTTTGCTTTATAAGAAAGCAACGTAATTCTCTGCTATGTAAACCACATGTAATCCTATAATATGGAATGGAGAACACTTCACATGCGAGATGGATGTTGAAAAATGACGTCACTCACATGAAGAGTTTTCATGGCAGTGTATGAACAATGTAGAGTAATAAATACATTGTAGAAAGTATTTtgcaaatctgttttttaaaaacacactttaaaatgagagaattatattttttcattaaaataaaaaaaatttaattcaTAATTTCAGTTCATTGAATACAAATGGAAATATCATGAGGTTTGTATGCTCTTGTAGACCATTGATCCCAGACATTAAGCTTTCTTCTAAGTAGATCCTGCAGCATATGTTAACTTGCATTGGTTTCTTGAACCTCGGTCTTTTCCATCAATCAGCAGAAGGGGTGTTCTTTGAAAGTAATCAATAATATCTGCCACTGAAGAAAAATCCTGTGGATTAAaaacaaagggggtgggaggcaggtgtCGTCAGGATTCTCACTACTTCTCAGGGTAAAGTGATAGTATTTATTTAGACTGTGACTATTTCATGCTCTCTTGTGACTAAGTTTTGGATGAATTGCTGTACTGGAATAGACTATGAGGTCATCTACCAGTGCATCAGCATTTGCTTCCAGTACTGGTTTTCCCATCTTGGATATTTCCATGGAACATTCTTGTCCAAAATTTTACCCACCCAATGAATTTGTGAGGTATTATAAGGCAATCAGTTTTTCTTGAATTTGagtcactgggcctgattctgctcttcaCTACACCAGTTTGTATCTGGAATAGCTTTAGTGAACTAAGTGACATTCTTCTTGGTAAAACTGCTGGAGACtggtaaagggggaggaggtgatgCAAAGAAAGAAACATACTTTACCTCTTTTCCTTTCAGGCCAGTTCCTAACAAGTACACTTGATTTTGCTCCTGGTAACGAATCTGAATATTATATACTTTATCTTTGTATAATACCATCAGTACGTATGGATGTGTATTCGTTTTTCTTGAGCTGTCTCTCACCAAGAATGTCCCGTCCTAAAAGAATGCACATGAAAATCAAATCTATTTTTGACCAGCCACGTCAAAGTGTAGAATGCTGAGTTTGTTTCTAAATACACATTCATTCTGGGTTCTAATTTTTCAGAAAGAGCACAATTGCAACCACAGCTTTGAAGAACTTGTTAGACTTTCTTAAAGAAAGAAGCAAAACACAAACAAAGCCTTGCAATCTGCTATCTAAAATGTCCCATTTCAAAGGCTAGTTCAGATGCAGTAATAGTAGTTTTAGAGAGAAAAAATACTCTAATTTTGGGACACTTAGCAAAATgttaagggtgaaattctggccttagcgaagtcactggcaaaacttccattgacttcagagagacCAGGATTTCAGCCCAAAAGGTGAAACCCATTGGTGTTTTGGGGACTTTTGTACACAGCTGAAAGGGATGCATGCAGTCTGCTACACTTAGAGGTTTAGACAATCTTGGCATGTTCTAGCCTGCTGCATAAGGGGATTGGGGCCTACTCTATCAGAGTGactgggagggaaatggggaaaTGAAATATGCCCCTCCCAGTGAGTGCTGGTTTAAAATATCTTTGGGAAAAGTGGATTAGCTAGAGGGATGCAAGTTTCTTACATAGATGATCTTGCCTCCTGGAGACAAAAGTTTCTATTGAGCTCCCTACCACGTGAAGCTCTCCCCTCATTACTCCATCTTATATATACAAGTTATATTACCACTATGGTCCCCATGGTCTGTGCtgtttcctgcagctcccattggccgggaacgtcgaaccgcagccactgggagctgcaggcggctgtGCCTGCAggtggtcaatgtaaacaaacggtctcacagcccgccagcggattactctgACAGGCCGCTTGCAGCCCACAGGTtacccaccactgatctagaataAGGGCTTAATAATTCTTAGGGATCAGCTGAGCCTGGATCTGAGCTGAtctgtgttgttttttgttgtatTCTTTGTAATAAGCCACACCCCCAAGAAGTTCAGACTTTGGTATGTGTGAACTGTGTTTTTAGAATAGTTTAAGAAAGGTACCTATTTGTGCTTAGTCTCTTCTATACTGATCCAAGTTTTTAATAGCCCTCTGGTAATGCACTGCCAATCTGAACACTGTATGCTTAATCAGTCTGTGTAAgtacctttttgtttttgtgtgtgtgcacgtgcacacACCACCACTACctctccccgccacacacacatatAGGATGTGCCATGACATTTTGCAGGCACATTGATAGTGGCCTGGAGAAAACCTGGACTAGAATCTCTTTATGTAAAAGTTGTGTTCATTCACTTTTTCTATATGAATGCAAAGATATATATCAGGACAAAAACCATTTAAACAATGTGCCAAGAATTTCTATATCCATTTAAGGGTAACTGCTAACACTGTACCTTATTTATATTCCTAAGAGCTGCTTCTGCTTCCTGCCGGCTGATGTCTGCAACATACCACTCTTCATTCAGTGAATCTtgaaacttttgttttattttttgggggggaaagaggagaaagtTGGCTGTCAGTGAATTAATTTATGTGATGTTATAAACATACATGCACAGAAGTAGAGAAGAatttaaatgggggaggggagagggaagtagTGTATGTCCAGATGCAGGGATGAGcatttttagtttatttaatGATTCCAATATTTTCTGAAGGTGTTTGCACATGCTGCCACCTTGCAAACCAGAGAAGTGAGGACTCTAGGGTTTTGGTAAACATTCTATTTCCTGTGACATTTCTTTGTTATGTCCAGATGAGTTACAGACATCTTAGGTCTCTCCTATTTTTACCATCAGCTGAGTCTAGAACTGTGGCTTGCTGTGGGCTCTCAAgtactaaacacacacacacacaaacctgtcTTACATGACTATTCAATGCATTAGCAAAAATCAGGTGCTAAGTGGAGGTGGTCTTCAAAGAAATATGGAGTAAAACTGTACTCAGAGACCGAATTTTCTTTTCTCACCCAATTTAGGTTGGTTTATTTGAGAGGAGAATTGAGTCCAAAGCATCTGAGGGTACTTCAGGGCAGCTTTGCAAGACAGAAAGTGGTCTAGTAAACTTCATTGTACCTTCTGACTGTTTCACTGTACATGTTTTGCTGTATTTTCACTCCTCTTTTGCTTGGTGAAGACCAAGTAAGGAACAAAGGTTGGACATCACAAGGGAAACCAACAACAAATGCAAGAGTGTATACCAAAGAATAACTGCTGACTAGAAAACCAATTTAGGAAAAAAATTGTCTCACATTTAGTTGATTTGCTGTGCAAAGTGATTAGGATTATCACGATTCATGCCTCCCCATATTGGGGGCCACAGTCTAAAGGGGATGACATGTGACTGCCCCACACGTCTCCTCTGGCCAGCGAGCCCCCCTGCCCTGTtctccctgctccaccagagTTACCTGACCGGGAGCGGGGGAGGGTACTCTGTCCTTCTCCCTCTGTGCCTTCCCCCAGGCATGTTCGACTGCTCTCTTTGGCAACCAGGCCCGGGTGAGGAGCAGGATGGAGCTGCTTCTCACGTGGCTGAAGCCAGTCGCTATGGGTCACTGCTGTGTGCAGCACGGCAACTGCCTGAGAGACAGCCCATCTGGGAAGTGGTGGCAGTGGTGGGTCGCTCCCTGCCCAGGCTCAGCGCTGGGGGATGGGCTGAGTGAGCCAGAaatgggctgtggggagaggggctttCTCTCAGGCAGCCATACTGCA from Malaclemys terrapin pileata isolate rMalTer1 chromosome 8, rMalTer1.hap1, whole genome shotgun sequence carries:
- the C8H5orf58 gene encoding putative uncharacterized protein C5orf58 homolog, producing MFKMFKSDVADQQFSLETAIKNIDKMSSELKKLNVKSQLLLCDLTLNFSHPVKTTVSREVEEKKTDFEELHNSIKFHADASINNSLSH